TTCCATGCATCTTATACAAGATGTTAAAGAGTATCTGCATAATCTTTTCACGATTAAAGATATTGGGAATGGCAGATATTTTCCTAGATTGGAAATTGCTCGATGGGTCTTATGTTGCTCAAACCAAGTATGTGTTTGACATGATTAAGGATACTGGATTGTTGCACACTAAGGCAGCCTCTACTCCTTTTCTCCAGGGCTTGAAACTAAATGCTAACAATGGTGCATTATTACAGAAAATTGGTCGGCcgattattataattgagcTTTCACCTGGCCTGATATTTCTCACAGTGTGCAGCAGATGAGTCAGTTTTTAAATCATCCATGTGAGGCTCAATGTTCTGCTCCCTTGCATGTGGTTAAGTACCTTTGGCCTGAAGGCTTATTGTGCTGTGAACTTGATGCTTATATGGAGGGATTTTTGGCTTCCTCTCATGTTCGGGTTCTTCTCAGCTGGCTGATGTTTTTGCCGAGGTGACGGTGTCCAAGCCAATCCCACTTGTCGAGGGGACATAGTGATAACTGTTTCCCATGGACATGGAGCTGGACTTCAGCTGATGCAGGCTGATTGAGAAACCACATTTTACTTGCATACGATTTCATTATACGCGTTTCTGTTGCTCTGCTGTTTACCTGCTCATATGCCTTATCATTTGTTCGTTGTATGATTGGTCCACATCATTCAGATTGTTAGCGGAGGGAGTCAGAGAAGTTGGTGGCTTTTCACGTGTATATAAGCTGGAGTTTTTCCCTCCATCAATTCATAACCCTCAATACAGAATACTGAAAATCTTTCCAAGTTCATGGCTTCTTTTCTCTGcattttttcttctgtttccAAGTATTTCAACATTCGATTTCTTGCTTCCGGAAGTTCAGTATAACCGTTTCAAAAGGTAAAAGTTACACAAGTTACAGTCATAAACTCAACAAGAGTTTCTTGCAACATATTCTACAAATGGGCAAGGATGATGATCTTTACCACGGTCTTTACAAGAGATCTGGTTGAGGATATATCCGTTCTTAATGTTCGAGGTGTGATAAACTGGCAGCTTCTTTCAGCCACAATGTAGGAGATTCACCAATTCTTTAAGTAGTTGAATGCTCTTGATCTTCCTTCTTTGGGATTTCCTTGGAAATAAATGTCATTTTATGTAATGATCAGTGATGTGGTACGTGTCAAGAGATTTCTTCCGCAAATACAATGTCGTATATGAATTGCACTGGAGGGAATGGAAGACGAAAACATGAGTCAGAAACATGAGATAAAATACGATGCAACAACAAACTCAACCTATGCATTTAAACTTTGGAGCATTATAGTAAGACTCAGCCCCGTTTGATAattccacaaaaaataatttttcatcctaAAATACAAATCTGAGTCGGCATGCATGCTTGTTTCAGCTTAtcctttgaatttttgaatatttgatcTCCATAAGAACTTCTGACCTAGTTATTGGATGTCATGAATCATGTGCTGAACTATAACTATTTACGTTTTAGGAACTacaagatatatttttacatcagAAGTTTCAACTTGAATCTTTACCTTCCTCTCGGGGAATATTAGGTTGATCAACCAGGAGCTGTTGAAGGGCGACTAAATCACCGCTTTCACTGAAACGAAATAAAGCCACAACGAGCTGagacaaattaataaaaatctcGTAGAATCCAGAAGCACCAAATTATAGGAAAGGAGGATAACAAAAGCAAAGAGGAAATgaacaataaaatagaatCTCAGGCTGATAGACCTAGGAATTAGTATCACAAAAAACAGGAGTATAAGCTacgttgtttgaaaatacaGGTTTGGACCTTCATACGAAAAGTTGAGGGCAGCCTCAATCTTCTGAGATTGACTTGTATGGACGGGAATATACACTGATTAGCAGTTAGTTGAAGGCAGTTACAATGATAGGAATACAGTCATGTCTGGTCAAACAGAACATGAAATCTCCAAAGTCATTGAAACATGGAAGGTTAAAAGTTTTTCATTCAGTTCATTGTTCATCGGCATGCATCAAGTCTTCCCTTTTTGCCTAAGCTAGACATCAGACCTTCACATCAACTAATGTATGAAACTACACATAACCCAGAAAATGTGTAAAATTCCCAAATCTTGATGCAGTGCTGTAAAGCTGAAAGAAAACTTTCTAACTTTTTCTCATAACGTGTTCCAagttaaagaaacaaaatgacttaatattattctttCAGAAAGGGCTTAAGAAAAAAGCACAGGGTCTAGCTATATGGTACTAAAAAATGCCTTTGGTTAGCATACCTAGGTTTCAATGCAAGAGCTGGAAGTGCTGATACTACAGATAATTTAAGAAGGTACCTGCAAGAAAATAAGATGCAACTTAGTATGAGTAAGTTCATATTTACATCCAccaaatataacaattaagGTTACACACATTTATTGTCCATTCGTTAAGTGTTTCATATAACTAACTTcctcaaaattattagtaGGAGATTTGACCAGAACAATCGAAAACCACGAATACATAATCTTCAGAAAGGAAATTCTAACTTCACTGCTCTTCCTTAAGATCAGTTCTTTGGTATATCAGTTTCGTGGAAAAAACTAGTTCCTAAAGAGTAATTATGTCTATTTCGCTTGGGCGGTTAGTTGCTAAGTATACTAAAGCTCAGATATAACAGCAGATTCCACAATGAACTttatcaaatcaataaataaagaacCTCGAACAATTAGACGATTGTATTTTTCAATGTAACAATTAGACTAACATTTTTCAAGATATTCCAAGAAAATGTTAGTGTATTATCAATTGCTGCTTTCATATTGAGCACCTAACATggtaaaaaagaagaaacaaaattagtaACATATAGTTTTCAGGGACCCTTACTCTGATTGATGCATCTCCTCAAGAAGCCTAAGCCCATCTAAACATTCTGCAAGTGTTGGTTTTACGCCAACCCGTTGCTTCAATTGTTTTGCTGTTGGCTGGGAAGACCCCGCTTTCACAAGTTGCCTGCTATCACGAACTATCTTCTCAAGGGAAGAGACAATTCCATGAAATTCTTCCCTGGATAAGAATGATCAAAACAAAGGGGaaaacacaaatcactatCCTGCTACTGTATTCATCAACTTCCAGATTCCATTGCTCAACATAAAAAACTTACTGCTTGTTATGCAAAAGCaatgtaataaaaatcattGCAGACAAGCAGCTAACACCTCAAGTGGCAACAACAAATAACTGAAACCGAGATATTGactttgaattaataaaatgcatAGAATTTGGAAAAGTGGAATAACAACTTGTGAACACTTAAAAAGAGCATTAGTGAACAATTTTTCAGTTATTATTTGAATACAGAAGAACCACAAATCCAAAACATAATCTTTATTTCCAATGCCACAGGACTGCAGTTATTGCACAATCAACAATTCAAGCCAATAGAAAGCAGAAAACGAAAACaaacgagagagagagaatagaaAAAAGACTCATGCCTAgcgattttaaattaaatgtatgcACTGAAATTACACTACATCAGATAAAAGCCCCAGGTTCATCCGTTGATCCAAATTTACCATCCTCAAGCAAGAATAAACGAGAAAATAGTTCACAAcaacataaaaatgaaaaaaaagggggaaaaaggACAATGAGAAGAGGGAACTACATAGTCTTGTTAATTGAGAGTAAGATGGTTTGCAGGGACTCCATTTGCTTTGCCAATACAGCATTTTCTATGTCCTCGACACATTTCAAAGCCCCATAGTTCCTACAATCTTGGATCACCTAAACAACAAATTACCAAAACAACAGTTTCAgaataagaaaaatggaaaaaaaaaaaattaacgtgTTCGTGTGTGCAAATccgcagagagagagagagagatttcgCAAAACCTGCAACCTCTGAATGATAGAAGAGGCGTTAGAGAACTGAGAAATGAGGCGCGACTGAAGCTCATCCCACCGGCACATTTCATCCTTTACTCTCCTGAATTTCTGCTGATACTTTTTCACTATCGACTCCATCTTTCTCAGTCAAACCTCCTGTAATAGGATGGATTTCCGGCCGAGAAACTCAGCTCCGGCGGCGGCGGGAAGAGAAGAAGCCGCAATCAGAGAGGTTTGGAAGTTAAGAGGCATGAGGGTCGGCAAACATCTCTTTGTCGCATTTCAGGTCCTTTGTTAAGAACgcgtttttatttttatttccaattatttagttttaagtgagaaaatgcatttgtatttttgcataaatttttatgtataatgaaattatatttattcattgcTAATGGTATTAAAtcaatgtataattaaaaatatatatattattattctattaAGGGGATATTAGTAATagtttctacttttattcttaaatGAATTGTAGAAAACCAATGATGTCTTTATCTTAGTCCGATGATTAAGGTTAAAGTTGAGGTTTTCgaacaagtttaaaattatgggttcGAGTCCCATCGAATGTATGGGTATTtatctcaatatatatgtattgttgtaatttatttatcgttGTTAATCATAtcgatatatttattgattaaaatatagCCCAACATATCGAGATaggttattgtaatttatttaccgttattgaaaaaatatagaaaataatttgttgcAGTAGTAAAAGTTTTAAGTGttgaaaacaaaagtaaaacgtgggaggaaaaaaaattgaagttggaATTTTATGTTACATTttgattgatggatttgaagttatgtattttaaatttctaataacaattttttttaatttgtttgaacaatattaatttaagggATGTTTACGCTccctttgaaaaattatatctagcactcttgatatttgctttcatctaacaaataagtgccgtgtaagttaaaattttgaatttgctgatattaacaaaacaataaaaaaaatctatattaatccccaataaaattattattgatttaatgcgggtcaaataaatctttttttatgaCCGAATTACCCTCATATATCTTCATGCGTTATACATGTGAAgaagtatattttcaccgttcgCGTTATAAGAACAATTCAGTccggaaaaaaattatttgacctgcaataaagcAGTAGTCATtcaattaagaataaatattacttttcatttattttttttattaacgtcagcaaattcaatcaattttgactaacaataagacttatttgttatataaaagcaaaaatcaggagtattagatgtaatttttcaaaccacatgggatctacgtgtaattataccaaacctaatgggaggggagtgtaattatccttaaatttaaaggatttcaaatatttcaaggGATAATTGAACGCCCCTTCTCTGagattttggtataattacacgtataCCCCatatagtttgagaaattacatatagGACCCATGAGATTTGCTTCTATCTAGCAAATAAGCCCCTTTCGTTAGCTAAAATTCACGAAATTTGcagatattaacaaaaaaaattaaatgaaaattgatatttacccttgattgttattactaattta
The window above is part of the Sesamum indicum cultivar Zhongzhi No. 13 linkage group LG2, S_indicum_v1.0, whole genome shotgun sequence genome. Proteins encoded here:
- the LOC105178560 gene encoding uncharacterized protein At5g43822 — encoded protein: MESIVKKYQQKFRRVKDEMCRWDELQSRLISQFSNASSIIQRLQVIQDCRNYGALKCVEDIENAVLAKQMESLQTILLSINKTMEEFHGIVSSLEKIVRDSRQLVKAGSSQPTAKQLKQRVGVKPTLAECLDGLRLLEEMHQSEYLLKLSVVSALPALALKPSESGDLVALQQLLVDQPNIPREEVQFIYDIVFAEEIS